From the genome of Rhododendron vialii isolate Sample 1 chromosome 10a, ASM3025357v1:
ttgttgtagttattgggatgcatactcggtacataacttagatgcatctgcgacagcaaagggaagtgacctcatgggaccgagcatggctagcggttgagggaggaaagatcccgcggaggagatcttagatttcacgtcaagttaatggatagaaatgaactgatttatgtggaacaaactctgtattactttttcgcactattattaatcctgctgcttgctaactataaagtaagaagggtagttgggttggattatacttcggggtgaactcgttcactcaggtacggattgcctgacttccgtgccagattttgcagataatcaagaagagacaccaaaTCCCGAATGTGAACAATTTTATGctgaagagaacccagaggtgggagccgagccagaatatgcttgggatccgtatcaaacttagaggatggctttgttattttgttagtttattaccacaaggactattttcagtatttctacgataatttgtaatagacgaaactttagggtgaattatccggtttggatttcgaattttaatttaataaatttttagaaattaatatttaaaacctccgattttattttcaaaaatcggggcgttacattatttttcctttttcgcaAAACTTCATTGCCTTCAAAtgcattttaaataaattatctCACTTTGAGGTAAGCCGTGGTTCAAAAACGAATCCGAAAGGTAGTCTAATGGTTTGGATCGGTTCGGTTTCATGTGTTTTGCATATTGATTTGGTTCTCAAAATCTCCAATCCGTAAgagttggtttggttcttgattTACCATAGAACCGACTAATCCGGTCCGTGCTCAAACTCATTTACACTGTTAAAACAAACTATTAGGTAATTCATAGTGTTAAAATTTCCTAAGAGTTTTGCCCAATCAAtagattgtgtttttttttattgtttccgACCATGAttcctaaaaaataaatattcaaaGTATGTGGTGGTTAATTGTGGATCATCAGCTTCTATTAATGCGAAGACAGTTAATTCAGTTACAATCCTCAGGGGATCCATTATTTGCTAACCCGAGTCCTAAGGGCAACCATATAAAACTTACCACAAACAtctattattttctctttataAAAAGGCGAATTCCCTCAATCCCAATCTCCACACAACACAAATCGTTTTTGCTTCCTCGTTCGTATCCaacactagaaaaaaaaaagaagcaatggCGGATGACACTCCCGAGGACATGAAGATTCGCGAGCGGATCTTCAAGCGATTCGACGAGAACAGCGACGGAAAAATCTCCGCACAGGAGCTTAAAGAGGCTCTGAAGGCGCTGGGATCCGTTTCGGCAGAGGAGGTCGGGCGCATGATGGGGGAGATCGATACGGATGGGGACGGATTCATTTCATTCGCGGAGTTCACCGCGTTTGCCCTCGCCAACAGGGGCCTTATGAAGGATGTTGCTAAAATTTTCTAAATCTCtcttgttatttttttcttatgcCTTGAAAGAAGTGTTCTGGAATTTTTCGGAACAGAAATGTGTGGCTAAGGCGAGGCATAGAGGATCAACATTTTTTAAATTGTCTTCTAATGAAATACAAACCTGTTTGTGTATGTAGCGGGTACCCTCCCAATGTTTTCACTACTTAATTCTCTCATTATGcactttcaattttatttagagAGCAATAAATTATCCTGACGGTTGGCCTGGTGATTAAGGCCCGAGACGTTGGGGTTTGCTCCCTTCTAAAGTTtcaagtgctatcaacttttttgAGGCCAGTCCATACGAAACTTTGCTCAAATTTATTTGGATTTAATTGGGACTCGTGCAAGTGGCCGACGGAATTGGATAGAGTGTTGGTGCTATGCAGCAGCGTGCTGCGCGGCTCGAATGCCGTCCGTTTGGCAATCCGACGGTTCAaatctcatcttggcaatgaaCGACGCGGATGCAACATGGGTGTAGATGAGATTTGAACAGTTGGATTGCCGAACGGATGGCATCCAAGCCGTGCAGCACGGTGCTGTGCTGCACAGCGCCAACCCCCAATCCGATGGAATTGGTCCCCAGAATTAACCGAGGGGCACATAAACTGGATTCTTATCTTGTTGCAACTCCTTATAACTTTTCAATATGAAAAACGTTGACACGCTCATGAAAAACCGAATTGTTGCAACTCCTTATAACTTTTCAGCATGGATTGGCCCCATTCGAGCTATCCATGCTCAGCAATGAATGACTCAAATTTCAGCAGAACAAATCTCAGTCGTCCAGCCGAGATAAAACATAAGTCATCTATTGCGAGCATGGACAGCCCGGATTGGCCCAACATGCATGTTGTTCCCATCCCATGCACCCTGTTTGTCTCCTCTAAGGAGACGTGACTTGCGCAGTTGGCTTTGACACTTTCAAGTGGGAAATTTTAGTCCTTTTCAAAAGTAAGGATGGTTTTAtctttgggaattgattttcactctttctttcttttttatccatccttctttttttgtcttttggcagaaatatacacacacttttagcataaaaaaacaaaaaaagaagtgtgaaaatcaattctcttttcttttccgttaCCTTTTGTCCCCCTAATCTACTATTGGCCTTCTTGAGCGATTTGTTTCTTTCCTCTTTATTCAAGGCCCTTGCACGGATTTTCGTTTGTCGGTATTTCTGGGCAGATTTTGTTGGATCTTCCTATACGATTAGGTATTTCCGGGCAGATTTTGTTGGATCTTCTTATACGATTAGGTATCCGGTTTAATCAACTCTGCTATGTAGTGGGCTATCCTAGTTTATTGGAGTTTCTTGTTCGTCGTTCTGTTAATGTCAACCTAACAAATCTGATGAAGTACGCTTGATCCCGCCATGGAAATGTGTTTTCAGTCTTCACCAGTATAtaatcaaaaaggaaagaagagaaagatatGCCTTGGTGCAACACACTGTTTGATTAGCCTAGAAAATACACAGATTTAATTTTCCAGCAAACTCGATGCCATCTGCCCTCTACACTTGCAAAAATCAAAACCTATTTCATCCCTTTCCCGGAGAAGGAAGGACAATTAAATTGAAAATCTGTACACAATCATTGGTTCTCGAAACTCCCTCTCCATGTACATTTCTCAACAGCGGTTGGAGTTCTAGACTCACCACAATCTCCACACAAGCAGTGTATCAGATTTCAACGACAGTACAGGTGATCATCATCCTCAACATCTGATACTCCTACCATTGCCAAAGCTAGATGATCCTTCATCTCACCTCTTGTTTGTTGCAATTGAGGGCACCAATCGACCATGCAACCCCTGCTGGGAAAACTGGATATTTTGTTGTTGGAGAAATCGGGATCTTGTCTTAATATTGTAATAACATCATCAATCGCTGGCCTCAGAGATTCATCACTGTTAATGCAGGCAGCTGCAGCTTGAACCATCCGAGATATCTTATTTGAGTTTTTGCGAGTGAATTTGAGTCGTGGATCAATCAGCCTTTCAGTGGCTCCTTGCTGCAACAGGGGTTTTGCCtgccaaaaaagcaaaaaaaaaaaaccatttagCGTTTACTTTCATAGTGAATAAAGGTAAAGAACGTTAAAGGCAAAAAGATGGAAAGTCGCCAATGAAATACTTAGAGCACATACAATACTATCACTAGTTTAAGTCCTTTTCTTGGGTAAGGGAAATGGAAATGAAGATGGGGAACTCTTACCCAAATATGGTTCCATCAGTTCAGGGTGTTGACAGGGGTGAATCGTCAACAAAATGTACTCAAGCAAcccaaagagaaaaaataaaagccaAGGGGAAAAACTGCTAGAAAACTAAATGCTTGAGCTTGAGAGGCTTCCAGTCCAGTAGGTCCGTAAAACAACACACAATGAAACCACAAACAGATAAAGCAGCTAAACTATAAGACAAGTAAGACTCTCCATACCATACAAGTGCGCATTTGAGCCCACGAAAAGGGTTTGGTTAAGATATGCCAGATTCCACCAAGTATACAAATAGAACCTAACCATACACGTCCTACACTAACAATCCATCTAGAAGCATCAGTCTTGGCAGAAATTAGATTTCAAGGCAAAAGATCATAGCTGCTATTAAACATGTGACACGTTGTTATGGACCTACCGCCTACAATACAAGCACAATTACATCGCTTGTTTCACGTAAAGCAGACACCCAAAAGACGACTTGGAGAATGTTTCATAGTGGAAAATGCCCCAGTCTAATGCCAAATCCTCATATTCTTGAATACATGTGACACATTGTTATGGACCTACCGCCTACAATACAGGCACAATTACATCGCTTGTTTCACGTAAAGCAGAAACCCAAAAGACGACTTGGAGAATGTTTCATAGTGGAAAATGCCTCAGTCTAATGCCAAATGCTCATATTCTTGAATATGTGTATAAATATAATATCAGGGGCAGATCTTTAAACAAACATGCAAATGTAGCTATTTCGTCTATCTGCCTAGCATAAAGTTAAGCAGACGAAATGGTATTATCAGCAAGTAgataataataacaatattagTGGGAAATCATAGAACTTCCTTTGGCTGGCACTGAAAACCAAACTAGATTCCTCTAAAGTACGATAGGCAGTATAAGGAATTCATTCATCCATGTAGCTATTTCGTCCATTGTTGGTTCCTCCAAATGGAGAATGTGATAGTATTCAAGCAGcattttgaaaaaggtttgaTGTTTGACATGACAGCAACAACTCAAATGCCAAGAATCAGAATCCCTAACTATATGTGAAGTATTTATTATGTATGTATCAAAGTAAAGAACACATTTCCACCAACTTCTACCACGCCACAAAACTGAAGTGACCGAATCGTAGCTTAGAACCATATCGCAACAAATAACCAATAGAAGCAGGTTCTTTGATCATATTGTCCTCTAACTTGAACTATATGATATCATCAAATTTAGCCAAAGCAAGAACCATTTGTTTTACTTGAAGACAATACGGTACAGCTCATTTAATCTTCAAAAAGTAACAGAAACTTAAGGTGACtaacagaaattaaaacagCGGCTTACCCACACAACCAAGTTTTCTTCCCCTGGTCCCCTCTTTGCTTCATTTGGCTTCCGTCCACTTAATAATTCCAACAGGACCACCCCAAAAGCATAAACATCAGTTTTATCAGACACTTTCCCGTGCTGGAAATACTCAGGAGCCAAGTAACTGCACAATTGTGTCAAACATTCAgtaaaggagaaaaatgaggcaatgttttctttattcaaaGTTACATGAGAATTGAGATCATACccaaaagttcctttcacagtTTTACAAAGGAAAGGTATTGAAGGAGCAGTAGTCCACGTAGCCAAACCAAAGTCACATACCTAGAAATATTAGATCAGGTAAGTTTAGCACAGTACTAAACAGTAGGTTAGAAAATGGTTCCGGTTAGCATAACAGGTTCACTGTAAGCTCATGGAATCGCTTACCTTAGGGGTTTTCTTCGAAGATAGAAGAATATTAGAAGGTTTAATGTCTCTGTGAACAACACATTTCTCAGTTCCGTTGTGCAAATAACTGATTGCCTCTGCAATTCCAACGGCTACCTTATACCTCATGGACCATGGTAGTGATGGACCACCTTTTGCTCCCCTCTTCCTTTCTGCAAATAAATACTTCTTAAAATCACTGaaatacatcaaaagagaagCCAATTACAGCATCTCTAGCCCTTACCCTTGTGTTTACGCGAactaaaaatttgagtaaaatccTTCAGAATTCACTCCAATTCTTGACTCAATCCTATACCAATTACTCAAATTTTTGCTCAAATGAAGGGAgatcaaaattttgaaagattattttCTGTCTCCATTTACAACTATGCTGGAGTAAAATTATGGGTAGATgccggagatgctcttaaacaGTTAAGTGGTGACCAAGAAATCATACCGTGCAAATACCGCTCTAAGCTTCCACCGGATACGTATTTGTACACCAAAAACAAACCCTCTTCAGCATTGATACAGAACCCCACAAGAGGAACAATATTCGGGTTTTGGAGTGAACTAGCAATCATCAGTTCTCTACAAAATGCCTTTGATGACTCCTTATCCTCCTTGTCCAGCCGCTTAATCGCTACTGTAGTCCTCAAAAACCCAAACGTCCCTCTGAAAACACAACTCAATGCCCCTCTACCCAAAACTCTACCTAGCAAgcataacaaacaaacaatcaaatcaaaaccaCATAGTCGGATTTGCAAGAATCAAATCgggtaaaaagaaagaaaacccaaCAGAATAAATTGAATTCCAATTGAACATGATATAAAACACCTATAGAAAAAGTTGAAATTTATCTCACATCGGTTATTTACCAACTTGAAAACttgtatatgagcctgggcggcctttCCACCCCCAATTGGTTCTgagttggatactttaacatggtattagaagttttcggaggcttttcctatttttttgtgtcatagttgcactttatttcGTTATAATCCGTGTGTTTCGG
Proteins encoded in this window:
- the LOC131303310 gene encoding polcalcin Che a 3-like; this encodes MADDTPEDMKIRERIFKRFDENSDGKISAQELKEALKALGSVSAEEVGRMMGEIDTDGDGFISFAEFTAFALANRGLMKDVAKIF
- the LOC131303304 gene encoding probable serine/threonine-protein kinase PBL7, with amino-acid sequence MGVETPTGTCSSEHSLVKSKTLLQKMIWEFGSGCFLSGKDQDKDKSEHNKAWLLAESGAGCGGGGGADLITSNVDPQSVHSSFRFSLCSQVELDSLSASNSSSSSASSSATVLMLNLEDGFTESRSEELKWRRIESLERSISPVAHKLVRFSYAEILSATRNFSKGRVLGRGALSCVFRGTFGFLRTTVAIKRLDKEDKESSKAFCRELMIASSLQNPNIVPLVGFCINAEEGLFLVYKYVSGGSLERYLHERKRGAKGGPSLPWSMRYKVAVGIAEAISYLHNGTEKCVVHRDIKPSNILLSSKKTPKVCDFGLATWTTAPSIPFLCKTVKGTFGYLAPEYFQHGKVSDKTDVYAFGVVLLELLSGRKPNEAKRGPGEENLVVWAKPLLQQGATERLIDPRLKFTRKNSNKISRMVQAAAACINSDESLRPAIDDVITILRQDPDFSNNKISSFPSRGCMVDWCPQLQQTRGEMKDHLALAMVGVSDVEDDDHLYCR